From a single Spongiibacter taiwanensis genomic region:
- a CDS encoding VOC family protein gives MSTPAQYIRPAYMAHLVIQTRRYQEMINWYATVFQTEPVFESDKLTFVTYDDEHHRFAFLNLPPQCPEDKNPMAPGIAHTAYSYASMNDLVQTYARLKGEGILPRWCINHGITTSFYYADPDGNELEFQYDNFRTPEACKAYFSSEAYFSNPIGKPFEPNVLLSCFEEGMSEADMLAAAEEAADPNALPVV, from the coding sequence ATGAGCACACCTGCCCAATACATTCGGCCTGCCTACATGGCCCACCTGGTCATCCAAACCCGTCGCTACCAGGAGATGATCAACTGGTACGCCACGGTATTCCAAACCGAGCCCGTCTTTGAAAGCGACAAGTTGACCTTTGTCACCTACGACGATGAACACCACCGCTTTGCCTTTTTGAACCTGCCTCCGCAATGCCCGGAAGACAAGAACCCAATGGCACCCGGCATTGCCCACACTGCCTATTCATATGCCTCAATGAACGACCTGGTACAAACCTACGCCCGACTAAAAGGTGAGGGTATTCTGCCGCGCTGGTGTATCAACCACGGCATTACCACCTCCTTTTACTACGCCGATCCCGACGGTAATGAACTGGAGTTTCAATACGACAACTTTCGCACTCCCGAGGCATGCAAGGCGTATTTCTCTTCCGAAGCCTACTTCAGTAACCCCATTGGCAAACCCTTCGAACCCAACGTGCTGCTGTCCTGCTTTGAAGAAGGCATGAGCGAAGCCGACATGCTCGCCGCCGCAGAAGAAGCGGCTGACCCCAACGCCCTGCCCGTTGTGTAA
- a CDS encoding nuclear transport factor 2 family protein, which translates to MADSTADTRAACEALIFNFAYHIDHHEFDLAIDQFANDAVFERPDGALSGHGEMRSFWSGRSPNHVTRHLCHRPHFLETSTGTARAVTQVTLYQAEKAEGAPIAQVAGPMGIVEFHDTFVRGASGWKIAHRKAVPVLIYTK; encoded by the coding sequence ATGGCTGACAGCACTGCCGATACGCGAGCGGCCTGTGAGGCGCTAATCTTTAATTTCGCCTACCACATTGATCACCACGAATTCGACTTGGCCATCGATCAATTCGCGAATGACGCCGTGTTTGAGCGCCCCGATGGCGCGCTCTCTGGCCACGGAGAAATGCGATCCTTCTGGTCGGGGCGTTCCCCCAATCATGTCACCCGCCACCTATGCCATCGACCCCATTTTCTGGAGACCTCTACCGGCACGGCCCGCGCCGTTACCCAGGTAACCCTTTACCAAGCCGAAAAAGCGGAGGGCGCGCCCATCGCCCAGGTGGCTGGCCCAATGGGGATTGTTGAATTTCATGACACCTTCGTACGGGGCGCCAGCGGCTGGAAAATTGCCCACCGCAAAGCAGTCCCGGTTCTGATTTACACCAAATAA
- the aceE gene encoding pyruvate dehydrogenase (acetyl-transferring), homodimeric type, with amino-acid sequence MNQAALDIAETLQDVRQDWLESIHYILDAYGEEGVREVLRSVQNHVLSLGVPLNEATLNTPYINSIPLARQPMYPGDIELEKRIENIIRWNAMAMVLQAQDQQSGVGGHIATYTSAATMLEVGFNHFFRCRSEEYGGDLVLVQPHAAPGVYARAFLEGRLSEQQLANFRRELQPGGGLCSYPHPRSMPEFWQMPNASMGLSTPSAIYQARFAKYLEARGLKPANGGKIWCFIGDGEADEPEVMGTINIAARENLDNLVLVVNCNLQRLDGPVRGNGKIIQELERSFRGADWQVIKVIWGSGWDGLLASDRKGVLRRRMEECVDGDYQYFSILPGNVQREHWVENNPELKAMMNTLTDDEIRDIKRGGQDPKKVYAAFDRAGKSSGKPTVILVKTVKGDGMGKAAQGRNTAHQKKNLDESERLECARNYGIPLPEEDARKAAFYLPPEDSPEREYLMRRRQELGGHLPARVVDCPAIEAPSREEFAEFDAGSKGREVSTTMVVVRILSRLLKSKSLGKFIVPIVPDEARTFGMDGLFGQAGIYSPQGQNYTPVDSDSLMVYREAKDGQILQEGICETGAIASFMAAGTAYAVHGVPMIPFYIFYSMFGFQRVGDMIWACGDMMCRGFLLGGTAGRTTLNGEGLQHQDGHSPLLAATVPNMKAYDPAFGFELAVIIRDGIDRMYRQGQNLLYYLTVYNENYPMPAMPDAENIEEGILRGAYCYRRGSGDGARINLLSSGAIMQQALAAAEHLEGLGYAVAIYSVTSFIELSREAEDCDRWNRLHPEAELRRSWLEQLLANEEGVFVSATDYMKSLPNMIAKWIPGPYTTLGTDGYGVSEARPELRRYFEVASADISFAALSALYRQGDIDLVTLEAQRTALDIDTDKFNPVSR; translated from the coding sequence ATGAACCAAGCCGCACTCGATATTGCAGAAACCCTTCAGGACGTCAGGCAGGACTGGCTTGAATCCATTCACTATATTCTCGACGCCTACGGCGAAGAGGGGGTTCGGGAGGTGCTGCGCAGTGTGCAGAATCACGTCTTGTCCCTCGGGGTTCCCCTCAACGAGGCGACCCTAAATACACCCTACATCAACTCTATTCCCCTGGCTCGGCAGCCCATGTATCCCGGGGACATCGAACTGGAGAAGCGAATTGAAAATATCATTCGCTGGAATGCCATGGCGATGGTGTTGCAGGCTCAGGATCAGCAGTCCGGAGTGGGCGGGCATATCGCCACCTATACCTCGGCAGCGACCATGCTGGAGGTGGGCTTTAATCATTTCTTTCGCTGTCGCTCAGAGGAATACGGCGGCGATCTGGTGCTGGTCCAGCCCCATGCGGCGCCCGGTGTTTATGCCCGGGCCTTTCTGGAGGGGCGCCTGAGCGAACAACAGCTGGCCAATTTTCGCCGGGAGCTGCAGCCCGGGGGCGGCTTGTGCTCGTATCCCCATCCGCGTTCGATGCCGGAATTCTGGCAGATGCCCAATGCCTCAATGGGCTTGTCCACTCCGTCGGCCATCTATCAGGCGCGCTTTGCCAAGTACCTTGAGGCCCGGGGCCTGAAGCCGGCTAACGGCGGCAAAATCTGGTGTTTTATTGGCGATGGTGAGGCCGATGAGCCCGAGGTGATGGGCACCATCAATATCGCCGCCCGAGAAAATCTGGATAACTTAGTGCTGGTGGTCAACTGTAATCTGCAGCGCCTCGACGGCCCCGTTCGCGGCAATGGCAAGATCATTCAGGAACTGGAGCGCAGCTTCCGCGGTGCCGATTGGCAGGTAATCAAAGTGATCTGGGGGAGCGGCTGGGACGGCTTACTGGCCAGTGACCGCAAGGGCGTATTGCGCCGCCGAATGGAAGAGTGCGTAGACGGTGATTACCAGTACTTTTCCATTTTGCCCGGCAATGTTCAGCGCGAGCATTGGGTAGAGAACAACCCCGAGCTCAAGGCAATGATGAATACCCTGACTGACGACGAGATTCGCGATATCAAGCGAGGTGGTCAAGACCCGAAGAAAGTCTATGCCGCCTTTGACCGCGCGGGTAAATCCTCAGGCAAACCCACGGTGATTCTGGTCAAAACCGTGAAAGGTGACGGCATGGGCAAGGCGGCCCAGGGCCGCAATACCGCGCACCAGAAGAAGAACCTCGACGAGAGCGAACGACTGGAGTGCGCTCGAAATTACGGTATCCCGCTTCCTGAAGAGGACGCTAGGAAGGCGGCGTTTTATCTGCCGCCAGAGGACAGCCCCGAGCGGGAGTACCTGATGCGCCGACGGCAGGAGTTGGGTGGCCATCTGCCTGCCCGGGTAGTGGATTGCCCTGCCATCGAGGCGCCGAGCCGAGAGGAGTTTGCCGAGTTTGATGCGGGTAGCAAGGGGCGTGAGGTGTCTACCACCATGGTGGTGGTGCGCATTCTGTCGCGGCTGCTCAAGAGCAAATCCCTGGGTAAGTTCATTGTGCCCATTGTGCCGGATGAGGCCCGTACCTTTGGCATGGACGGCCTGTTCGGCCAGGCCGGTATCTATTCGCCCCAAGGGCAAAATTACACCCCGGTAGATAGCGACAGCCTGATGGTCTATCGGGAGGCAAAAGATGGCCAGATTCTGCAGGAAGGGATCTGCGAGACCGGTGCCATCGCCTCGTTTATGGCCGCCGGTACCGCCTACGCCGTGCACGGTGTGCCGATGATTCCCTTTTATATTTTCTACTCCATGTTTGGCTTTCAGCGGGTTGGCGACATGATCTGGGCCTGCGGCGACATGATGTGCCGGGGCTTTCTGCTCGGCGGCACCGCCGGTCGCACCACCCTCAACGGTGAGGGCCTGCAACATCAGGATGGCCACTCGCCCTTGTTGGCAGCCACCGTACCCAACATGAAGGCCTACGATCCTGCCTTTGGTTTTGAGTTGGCAGTGATTATTCGTGACGGCATTGACCGCATGTATCGTCAGGGTCAGAACCTGCTCTACTACCTGACGGTGTATAACGAGAATTATCCGATGCCGGCCATGCCCGATGCTGAAAATATCGAAGAGGGCATTCTGCGCGGCGCCTATTGCTACCGCCGTGGCAGTGGCGACGGCGCCCGGATTAACCTGCTGAGCAGTGGCGCGATTATGCAGCAGGCCCTGGCGGCGGCAGAGCACCTGGAGGGCTTGGGCTATGCCGTGGCGATCTACAGCGTGACCAGCTTTATCGAGTTGAGCCGGGAGGCAGAGGATTGCGACCGCTGGAACCGACTGCACCCGGAGGCAGAGCTGCGGCGCTCCTGGCTGGAGCAGCTGCTCGCGAACGAGGAAGGGGTGTTCGTCAGCGCGACTGATTATATGAAGTCCCTGCCCAATATGATCGCCAAGTGGATTCCCGGCCCCTACACCACCCTGGGCACCGATGGCTATGGCGTGAGCGAAGCGCGGCCTGAGCTGCGCCGTTACTTTGAAGTGGCCAGCGCAGACATCAGCTTTGCCGCCCTCAGCGCCCTGTATCGCCAGGGTGATATCGATCTGGTCACCCTTGAGGCTCAGCGAACGGCGCTGGATATCGACACAGATAAATTCAATCCGGTATCGCGGTGA
- a CDS encoding dihydrolipoamide acetyltransferase family protein: MSNATEIILPALGDSDRITGEIVRLAAVGEALSAGDIFMEVETDKVVVEIPAPSSGVIDSLSVSLGQQVCGGDVVGYLRSEGDAANEETPAADTAEFAERIENDEEAPAPQTPASANPPAMESTAPAAEQAAVAGMQESEPAGELNVYPAGPAARQLARTLGVDLGDITGTGARGRITKEDVIRHTRQRLRQPEAQGVSAAPALPDISRFGEVASRSLSGIGKATARNMTIAWQQIPHAWVQEEIDITELEALRKRFKNESKDNPPLTVTALLCKIVALALTRFPDFNSVLDAQAQQVLQRKYVNIGVAVDTPRGLVVPGIRDAEKKSALSIAIELKQISERAVAGKLTAAELEGNGFTISNLGGLGVSGLFPVVNWPEVAILGVASSRSRCVMDDGAVSNRLIMPVTLGFDHRVINGADAARFLGFLRQCLEEPGLALIVA; the protein is encoded by the coding sequence ATGAGTAATGCAACCGAGATTATTTTGCCGGCGCTGGGCGACAGCGACCGTATTACTGGAGAGATTGTCCGTCTGGCAGCCGTAGGGGAAGCCCTCAGCGCTGGCGACATCTTTATGGAAGTCGAAACCGACAAGGTGGTGGTGGAGATTCCGGCGCCCAGCAGCGGTGTGATCGACAGTCTATCGGTCAGCCTTGGCCAGCAGGTTTGCGGCGGCGATGTAGTGGGCTATTTGCGCAGTGAGGGGGATGCCGCGAATGAGGAGACTCCCGCCGCCGACACGGCTGAGTTTGCGGAGCGTATCGAGAATGACGAAGAGGCTCCGGCCCCACAGACACCTGCCTCGGCGAATCCGCCAGCCATGGAGAGTACAGCTCCAGCGGCTGAGCAAGCCGCTGTTGCCGGTATGCAAGAGAGTGAGCCCGCTGGTGAACTGAATGTCTATCCCGCCGGCCCCGCCGCTCGCCAGTTGGCGCGCACGCTGGGTGTGGACCTTGGCGATATCACGGGCACCGGCGCCCGGGGGCGAATCACCAAAGAGGATGTCATCCGGCATACCCGCCAGCGTTTGCGCCAGCCCGAGGCGCAGGGGGTCTCCGCCGCGCCAGCGCTGCCGGATATCTCGCGTTTTGGTGAAGTAGCGTCACGCTCCCTGAGCGGTATTGGCAAGGCAACGGCGCGCAATATGACCATTGCCTGGCAACAGATTCCCCATGCCTGGGTTCAGGAAGAGATTGATATCACCGAGCTGGAAGCTCTGCGCAAGCGCTTTAAGAACGAAAGCAAAGATAATCCGCCGCTGACCGTTACCGCGCTGTTGTGCAAGATTGTAGCGCTGGCCCTGACCCGCTTCCCCGACTTCAACAGTGTGTTGGATGCGCAGGCCCAGCAGGTCTTACAGCGCAAGTACGTCAATATCGGGGTGGCGGTGGATACACCTCGGGGTTTGGTGGTGCCAGGGATTCGCGATGCCGAGAAAAAATCGGCTCTGAGCATTGCCATTGAGTTGAAACAAATCAGCGAGCGGGCAGTGGCTGGAAAGCTCACCGCAGCGGAATTAGAAGGTAATGGTTTCACCATCTCCAATCTCGGCGGCTTGGGTGTGTCGGGCTTGTTTCCAGTAGTCAACTGGCCAGAAGTGGCCATTTTGGGTGTGGCATCGAGCCGCAGCCGCTGTGTGATGGATGACGGGGCGGTGAGCAATCGGCTGATCATGCCGGTGACCCTGGGCTTTGACCATCGGGTGATTAACGGCGCCGATGCGGCGCGCTTTCTGGGGTTTTTGCGCCAGTGCCTGGAAGAGCCGGGCCTGGCGTTGATCGTCGCCTAA
- a CDS encoding FAD-dependent monooxygenase: MTNSEKIGPVLIAGGGPVGMTLALELARHGVASTLVERNSTTTRHPKMDLTNGRSMELFRRLGIVDAARAAGVPEDQDLDITYATSATGYLLHRFNYGPPAEFRTRSRELNDGTMTLEPPMRVSQVMLEPVLKAAIDAEPLIDVMFGWAFDSFSQDADGVSSDIVNQNSGERRTLRSQYLAGCDGGGSRVRKIAGIGLEGDFGIVPIYMVHFRSEALDVLAKFGAAYHLQTGVGTLISQNGRDIWTLHAVLPPGSDLDNVDEADLLRRFAGQDFDFEILVANHWTPHQVVADRYREGRVFLAGDAAHQFIPTGGYGMNTGVWDAADLGWKLSAVINGWGGEALLESVEERRKIALQNRDAAASNMGERFAIEGFIQQQREQFDLEAADNQSVRDAISAEIQRIGNAENESYGIEHGYRYIDSPVISYDQPDTLAPVFDRLRVQPSAYPGCRLPHFYLGDGSALYDRLGREFTLITLGTADGSALLAAAEEQGIPVDLLALGDEPSLRRLGYDFILVRPDHHIAWSGTAMPNDCAGVLARVAGHISP; encoded by the coding sequence ATGACGAACTCAGAAAAAATCGGTCCCGTTTTGATCGCTGGTGGTGGCCCGGTCGGCATGACCCTGGCGCTGGAACTTGCCCGCCATGGTGTGGCAAGCACCCTTGTTGAGCGCAATAGCACCACCACCCGTCATCCCAAAATGGATTTGACCAATGGCCGCAGCATGGAGTTGTTTCGCCGTCTCGGCATTGTCGATGCGGCCCGGGCGGCAGGAGTGCCGGAGGATCAGGATCTCGATATTACCTACGCCACCAGTGCGACTGGCTATCTGTTGCATCGCTTCAACTACGGCCCGCCAGCAGAGTTTCGCACCCGCAGTCGGGAGCTGAACGACGGCACCATGACCCTGGAACCGCCAATGCGGGTGTCCCAGGTGATGCTGGAGCCGGTGCTGAAAGCGGCCATTGATGCCGAGCCCTTGATCGATGTGATGTTTGGCTGGGCCTTTGACAGCTTCAGCCAGGATGCCGACGGGGTCAGCTCGGATATTGTGAATCAGAACAGCGGCGAGCGCCGGACACTGCGCAGCCAGTATCTGGCGGGCTGCGACGGTGGTGGCAGTCGGGTGCGCAAGATCGCGGGTATTGGCCTGGAAGGGGACTTTGGCATTGTGCCGATCTACATGGTCCATTTCCGCTCCGAGGCATTGGATGTGCTGGCAAAATTTGGTGCTGCCTATCACCTGCAGACGGGGGTGGGCACCCTGATCAGCCAGAACGGCCGGGATATCTGGACCTTACACGCGGTGCTGCCGCCGGGCAGCGACCTGGACAACGTCGATGAAGCCGACCTGCTGCGCCGCTTTGCCGGACAGGATTTCGACTTCGAAATTCTGGTGGCCAATCACTGGACGCCCCATCAGGTGGTTGCCGATCGCTACCGGGAAGGGCGCGTGTTCTTGGCCGGGGACGCCGCCCATCAGTTTATCCCCACTGGCGGTTACGGCATGAATACCGGAGTGTGGGATGCCGCCGACCTGGGTTGGAAGCTATCTGCGGTGATCAACGGCTGGGGCGGTGAAGCCCTGCTTGAGAGCGTCGAGGAACGGCGCAAAATTGCGCTGCAAAACCGCGATGCTGCCGCCAGCAATATGGGCGAGCGCTTTGCCATTGAAGGGTTTATTCAGCAGCAGCGTGAGCAATTCGACTTGGAAGCTGCTGACAACCAGTCTGTGCGAGATGCTATCAGCGCTGAAATCCAGCGTATCGGCAATGCTGAAAACGAGAGCTACGGCATTGAGCACGGTTACCGCTATATCGACTCGCCGGTGATTTCCTATGATCAGCCCGACACCCTGGCGCCGGTCTTTGATCGTCTTAGGGTTCAGCCCTCGGCGTATCCCGGTTGTCGTCTGCCCCATTTCTATCTGGGCGATGGTAGCGCCTTGTATGACCGTCTTGGTCGGGAGTTCACCCTGATTACCCTTGGCACCGCCGATGGCAGTGCGCTGTTAGCCGCCGCCGAAGAGCAGGGCATTCCGGTGGATCTGCTGGCCCTGGGTGATGAACCCTCACTGCGCCGCCTCGGCTACGACTTCATATTGGTTCGCCCAGATCACCACATTGCCTGGAGCGGCACCGCGATGCCTAACGATTGTGCCGGGGTGCTGGCGCGGGTCGCCGGTCACATATCGCCTTAA
- a CDS encoding YybH family protein, producing MKKLQSLIPAVCLALSCALTSACVSAGDVMTERKWEAPKALFGTDPKVMAEIVAMEKAVEKNYNEEFIKDPDNPLRYYADSEDISFIDILAPGQYHGEDVRNWFNFIGPKFVGDLYLKNMHVYAKGTTGFVYMNQIYKIPGPNNTPIYWVMRQTDVVEKIDGQWKILHTHLSFAADPVDLNPATWVLDYDMTPREMPWVTGYGGCDPQCLLEKSNPQVDESK from the coding sequence ATGAAGAAATTGCAATCCTTGATTCCCGCCGTCTGTCTGGCTCTGAGCTGCGCGTTGACCTCAGCCTGTGTATCGGCGGGAGATGTGATGACCGAGCGCAAGTGGGAAGCGCCCAAAGCGCTGTTTGGCACCGACCCTAAAGTCATGGCGGAGATTGTCGCCATGGAGAAGGCTGTTGAGAAGAACTACAACGAAGAATTCATTAAAGACCCGGATAACCCGCTGCGCTACTACGCCGACAGCGAGGATATCAGCTTTATCGACATTCTTGCGCCGGGCCAGTACCACGGCGAAGACGTGCGCAATTGGTTTAACTTCATTGGTCCAAAATTTGTCGGTGACCTGTATTTGAAAAACATGCATGTCTACGCCAAAGGCACCACGGGCTTTGTGTACATGAATCAGATCTACAAGATTCCCGGACCGAACAACACGCCCATTTACTGGGTCATGCGTCAGACCGATGTGGTCGAAAAAATTGATGGCCAGTGGAAAATTTTGCACACCCACTTGTCTTTCGCTGCTGATCCCGTGGATCTCAACCCGGCGACCTGGGTGCTGGATTACGACATGACCCCGCGTGAAATGCCCTGGGTGACCGGCTATGGCGGCTGTGACCCCCAATGCCTGCTGGAAAAGTCGAACCCCCAGGTAGATGAGTCCAAGTAA
- a CDS encoding acyl-CoA dehydrogenase family protein has product MAVASPNLQQDLPLSFDQDAEAAAMAAAKAMRPLLRKHTQTHHKIGEMVAEVVAAVTEAKLHGLSVPKRWGGGNLSSVGLARVSAEVARGCPSTAWSVSITNSVAWMASQMKDSLQKAVFSKGIPMMTSPQNGAGTLSEVEGGYLLNGRWAYGSNCHHAKYALLQGMLGEQPIMCLVGIDEVRRLDTWDVVGMRGSGSDTLVAENVFVRTDHTTKMAGVSSGEPHTFTMESSDYWVAFPLLRAKALGVLVGAVEGQLDAVVAGKEKPVLYTNYPQRQDSGAYRASIGEAATKIRSARCIMDSTNKMVDDAALEARYFTVEESHHIRAEVALAIKLLSDASSMLMDLAGSSAFSESNLCQRYWLDFNVGSRHVIFNQCISYEAYGDFVLDRELSVMNPLFV; this is encoded by the coding sequence ATGGCGGTTGCTTCCCCAAATTTGCAACAAGACTTACCTCTGAGTTTTGATCAGGACGCCGAAGCAGCCGCGATGGCGGCGGCCAAGGCGATGCGTCCCTTGTTGCGTAAACACACCCAGACCCACCATAAAATCGGTGAAATGGTGGCCGAGGTCGTTGCGGCAGTCACCGAGGCCAAATTGCACGGACTATCGGTGCCAAAGCGCTGGGGCGGCGGCAATCTTTCGTCGGTGGGTTTGGCGCGGGTATCGGCAGAGGTGGCGCGGGGCTGTCCGTCAACGGCATGGAGTGTGTCCATCACCAATTCTGTGGCGTGGATGGCTTCGCAAATGAAGGACTCGCTGCAAAAGGCCGTGTTCAGTAAAGGCATTCCGATGATGACCAGTCCCCAGAATGGCGCGGGGACTTTGTCGGAGGTTGAGGGCGGCTACTTGCTTAATGGTCGCTGGGCCTATGGCTCCAACTGCCACCACGCCAAATACGCGCTGCTGCAAGGCATGTTGGGTGAGCAGCCGATTATGTGTCTGGTAGGAATCGACGAAGTCCGGCGGCTCGATACCTGGGATGTGGTGGGTATGCGCGGCTCGGGCTCCGATACCCTGGTAGCTGAAAATGTGTTTGTTCGCACAGACCACACCACCAAGATGGCGGGTGTTTCCAGTGGCGAACCCCATACCTTTACCATGGAGTCCAGCGATTACTGGGTTGCCTTCCCGCTGCTGCGAGCCAAGGCCCTGGGTGTATTGGTTGGCGCCGTAGAGGGTCAGCTGGATGCGGTGGTGGCGGGCAAGGAAAAGCCGGTTCTGTACACCAATTATCCACAACGGCAGGATTCTGGCGCGTATCGGGCATCCATCGGTGAAGCGGCAACCAAGATACGCTCAGCGCGTTGTATTATGGATTCAACCAACAAAATGGTGGACGACGCTGCGCTTGAAGCACGCTATTTCACCGTTGAAGAAAGTCATCATATTCGCGCCGAAGTGGCGCTGGCGATCAAGCTGTTGAGCGATGCCTCCTCCATGTTGATGGACTTAGCCGGGTCGTCCGCCTTCAGCGAGTCGAATCTGTGTCAGCGCTACTGGCTGGATTTCAATGTTGGTTCGCGCCATGTGATTTTTAATCAATGCATAAGCTATGAAGCCTATGGCGATTTTGTTCTCGATCGGGAATTGAGTGTGATGAACCCGCTATTTGTGTAG
- a CDS encoding cytochrome P450 codes for MDIYNIPGGEVDPFAAWKSIKDASPDMFYTPHYGGYWVANSAELVHRILTDTETFTSRQAVLVPDMPPGTPDFPPLMTDPPEHRAFRHPYNIALSPSKVPELGDLARDAINRCIDTVIAQGECEFMADVALHVPIVVVMKLLGLPFEDRERLIPLVDAVTHGDNPQARGEAAMGVFAYCDEWVTRREQEPGEDLISRFHRITVGDRPVSHMEVTASVTILLLGGLDSVSHTMGFMMKFLAENPEHRRELVADPSKIPVAVDEMLRRFSIVSTARKVLKDVELDGVTLRAGEKIIVEMCMHALDERAWEDPMKVDFGRCPKKVPSFGEGPHKCVGMNLARTELNALLEEWLRRIPEFEIKAAEKVVTMTGQNIGIHALPLSW; via the coding sequence GTGGATATATACAATATTCCCGGCGGTGAGGTAGACCCCTTCGCCGCATGGAAAAGCATTAAGGACGCATCCCCGGACATGTTTTATACCCCCCACTACGGTGGCTACTGGGTGGCTAACAGTGCCGAACTGGTGCATCGTATTCTCACCGATACCGAGACTTTTACTTCCCGTCAGGCGGTGCTGGTACCCGATATGCCGCCAGGCACGCCGGATTTTCCGCCCTTGATGACGGATCCGCCGGAGCACCGCGCCTTTCGCCATCCCTACAATATTGCGCTGTCGCCAAGCAAAGTGCCCGAGCTGGGTGATCTCGCCCGTGACGCGATTAACCGCTGTATTGATACGGTTATTGCCCAGGGGGAGTGCGAATTTATGGCCGATGTGGCGCTGCATGTTCCCATCGTGGTGGTGATGAAATTACTTGGCCTGCCCTTTGAAGACCGGGAGCGCCTGATTCCGCTGGTGGATGCGGTGACCCACGGCGACAATCCCCAGGCCCGGGGCGAAGCGGCAATGGGTGTGTTTGCCTACTGCGACGAATGGGTCACTCGCCGTGAACAGGAGCCCGGCGAAGACCTGATTAGCCGCTTTCACCGGATCACCGTGGGCGACCGTCCGGTAAGTCATATGGAAGTCACCGCCTCGGTAACCATCTTGTTGCTGGGTGGTCTGGACTCGGTGTCCCACACCATGGGCTTTATGATGAAGTTTTTGGCCGAGAACCCCGAGCACCGCCGTGAACTGGTTGCCGATCCCAGCAAGATTCCTGTGGCGGTCGACGAAATGCTGCGGCGTTTCTCTATTGTGTCAACGGCGCGCAAAGTGCTCAAAGACGTCGAGCTGGACGGTGTGACCCTGCGGGCAGGTGAGAAAATCATCGTTGAAATGTGTATGCATGCGCTCGACGAACGAGCCTGGGAAGACCCAATGAAGGTTGATTTTGGCCGTTGCCCGAAAAAAGTACCGAGCTTTGGTGAAGGGCCTCACAAGTGCGTGGGCATGAATCTGGCGCGTACCGAGTTGAACGCATTGCTGGAAGAGTGGCTCCGCCGCATTCCGGAGTTTGAAATCAAGGCCGCTGAGAAAGTGGTAACAATGACCGGCCAGAACATCGGGATTCACGCATTGCCGCTGTCGTGGTAA
- a CDS encoding 2Fe-2S iron-sulfur cluster-binding protein, whose translation MTVLIFENASGEQTRVEATAGNSVMETALAAGVDGILADCGGGCSCATCHCYVDPGIFPEADGIEREMLECVLNPQPRSRLSCQLVVSEAMGEVVIQLPESQI comes from the coding sequence ATGACAGTATTGATTTTTGAAAATGCTTCTGGTGAGCAGACGCGGGTAGAGGCCACGGCAGGCAATAGCGTAATGGAAACCGCGTTGGCAGCCGGAGTGGATGGCATTCTGGCGGATTGCGGTGGTGGCTGCAGTTGCGCTACCTGTCATTGCTATGTCGACCCGGGCATTTTTCCCGAGGCAGATGGCATTGAACGCGAAATGCTGGAATGCGTGCTGAACCCTCAGCCGCGCAGCCGCTTGAGTTGTCAATTAGTGGTCAGCGAGGCCATGGGTGAGGTAGTTATTCAACTGCCGGAATCTCAAATATAA